In Microcoleus sp. bin38.metabat.b11b12b14.051, one genomic interval encodes:
- a CDS encoding dihydrofolate reductase family protein, with translation MTDQIDRPYATVILAISADGKIADKVRSPARFGSANDKAHLEQQVAANDAVLFGNGTLQAYGTTMRVISPDLLKQRELAGKPPQPVQIVCSRSRQFDPNLRFFQQPVPRWLLTAKPGKDEKIVKFQSHDLPTPTGETGFFPESIGCDASFLEKNPVCGPSCVSPKFDRTIYAKTTDGEIDWIDAFQQLASLGIQRLAILGGGTLVASVLAAGLIDELWLTVCPLILGGVDAPTPVEGEGFLADLAPKLELLAVKQVGQEVFLHYKVDRAN, from the coding sequence ATGACAGATCAGATCGATCGACCTTATGCCACAGTCATACTCGCGATCAGTGCCGATGGTAAGATTGCAGATAAAGTGCGATCGCCCGCGAGATTCGGTTCAGCTAACGACAAAGCCCACCTCGAACAACAAGTCGCAGCAAACGATGCTGTTTTGTTCGGCAACGGCACTTTACAAGCCTATGGAACGACGATGCGAGTGATTTCGCCGGATTTGCTCAAACAGCGGGAACTCGCCGGGAAGCCACCACAACCCGTGCAAATTGTGTGTTCGCGATCGCGCCAATTTGACCCAAACTTGCGATTTTTCCAGCAACCGGTGCCGCGATGGCTGTTGACTGCGAAGCCTGGAAAAGATGAGAAAATTGTCAAGTTTCAATCTCATGATTTGCCGACTCCGACTGGAGAAACCGGGTTTTTTCCTGAATCTATCGGTTGTGATGCGTCTTTTCTGGAAAAAAACCCGGTTTGTGGGCCTTCATGCGTCAGTCCTAAGTTCGATCGCACTATCTATGCTAAAACCACGGATGGAGAGATTGATTGGATTGATGCGTTTCAACAGTTAGCCAGCTTGGGTATCCAACGGTTGGCGATTTTGGGCGGGGGAACACTGGTAGCGTCTGTGCTGGCTGCGGGCTTGATAGACGAACTTTGGCTGACGGTGTGCCCGTTAATTTTGGGCGGGGTGGATGCGCCAACTCCGGTTGAGGGAGAGGGTTTTTTGGCGGATTTGGCTCCGAAATTGGAACTTTTGGCGGTTAAACAGGTGGGACAAGAGGTGTTTTTGCATTATAAGGTCGATCGGGCTAACTGA
- a CDS encoding GNAT family N-acetyltransferase — protein MLKQPKTQQYSVAWISKLADIPQASWDALAMPLKTPFMEWDWLNNLEISGSASGKTGWLPHHLTVWRDKQLIACAPLYVKSHSYGEFVFDNQWADLAQRLGIEYYPKLMGMTPFTPAEGYRFLIAPGEDEDELTGVMVSAIDHFCDRHNISGCNFLYVDPEWRQRMENHGFSAWLHHSYVWQNQDYQNFDGYLGAFNANQRRNIKRERKAVDKAGLLLKTLTGDEIPQPMFGQMYAFYENTCDKFGWWGSKYLTKQFFEQLHDNYRDRVLFVAAYDKEDDRQPVGMSFCLYKGDRLYGRYWGSLQEIDCLHFDACYYTPIQWAIDRGIKTFDPGAGGRHKKRRGFPAMPNYSLHRFYNNRLSQILKSYIGQINEREQEEIDLVNQALPFSQDDASD, from the coding sequence ATGCTGAAACAGCCAAAGACTCAACAATATTCTGTAGCCTGGATTAGCAAACTAGCAGACATCCCGCAAGCCTCCTGGGATGCCTTGGCGATGCCGCTAAAAACTCCTTTTATGGAATGGGATTGGCTAAACAATCTTGAAATCTCGGGTAGCGCGTCAGGTAAAACTGGTTGGCTACCGCATCACTTGACTGTGTGGCGCGATAAACAGTTGATTGCTTGCGCGCCACTTTATGTCAAAAGCCACAGCTACGGCGAATTTGTGTTTGACAATCAATGGGCAGATTTAGCTCAGCGTTTGGGTATAGAATATTATCCGAAGTTGATGGGAATGACTCCGTTTACTCCTGCTGAAGGCTATCGGTTTTTGATTGCACCGGGGGAAGATGAGGATGAGTTAACGGGAGTTATGGTAAGTGCGATCGACCATTTTTGCGATCGCCACAACATCTCTGGTTGCAATTTCCTGTATGTCGATCCAGAATGGCGGCAGCGCATGGAAAACCACGGTTTTAGCGCTTGGCTGCACCACAGCTATGTCTGGCAAAATCAAGATTATCAAAATTTTGACGGTTATTTAGGCGCTTTTAATGCTAATCAGCGCCGCAATATTAAGCGCGAACGCAAGGCTGTTGATAAAGCCGGTTTGTTGCTCAAAACGCTGACTGGTGATGAAATTCCCCAACCGATGTTTGGTCAAATGTATGCTTTTTATGAGAATACTTGCGATAAGTTTGGTTGGTGGGGTAGCAAGTATCTGACTAAGCAGTTTTTTGAACAGTTGCATGACAATTATCGCGATCGCGTTTTGTTTGTTGCCGCCTACGATAAGGAAGATGACAGACAGCCTGTGGGTATGTCTTTTTGTTTGTATAAGGGCGATCGACTTTACGGACGTTATTGGGGCAGTTTGCAGGAAATTGACTGTTTGCACTTCGATGCTTGTTATTATACGCCGATCCAATGGGCGATCGATCGTGGCATCAAAACTTTCGATCCGGGTGCGGGCGGGCGGCACAAAAAACGGCGCGGTTTTCCAGCAATGCCTAACTACAGTTTGCACAGATTTTACAACAATCGTCTGTCGCAAATTCTTAAGTCTTATATCGGTCAAATCAATGAAAGGGAACAGGAGGAAATTGATTTAGTTAATCAGGCTTTGCCTTTTTCTCAGGATGATGCTTCGGATTAG